In Deltaproteobacteria bacterium, the genomic stretch GGTGGGCTGCACGATAGGATTTATTTTTCGGTCATTTGGCGATAATGATACTTTTTTTGGCCGCAGGGCAGCATTTTGGGGGAGCCTTGTTGTTATATTTTATGGATTATGGGTTGTTGGAATGGTTAATGCTTAATAAAAAATGATTATTAAACGGTAAATATTGATGATTTGCTCCTTGTTTTTGGCTTTTTCTGTGTTTTGAAGGCTTCTTGGGCACAATTGTTGCTTGCTCTTTTGATAGGGAATTTCACCTGTAATCAGGATAGCCGGTTGCTATATCTTCAAATTCAGGATTAACTATAATTAGGGACCATGATATCATGACGACTTCCTTTAAAAATCTTTCTTCTTACGTGTTGTTCATCGCTGTTTTCAGCTTTATCCTCAGTTTTTCATCCTATGCAAGCGCCGCTGTCTGTGGGCCTCCCCTGTGGGATTATAAATATACCGGTGAACTGGCCCGCTTGAGCGGGCCTTCAAAGATCGAGGTCGATTATTCAGGGCAGCTTTATGTGGCAGACTTTAACGGCAATGCCATAAGGATCTATAATGCCAAAGGCGAAGAGATTAATGTTGTTCCTGTGAACAATCCTCGTGGTGTTGCCGTTGATCAAAGCGGACAACTCTATGTTGCTCAAACTACCTTTGTTTCCGTGATTACGCTCGATGATAAGGGGCAGATTGCCGGCAGCAGAACCTTGGGAGATAAAAAGTTTGCATTTGCCAATGATGTGGCAGTTGATCAGGTAACGGGCAGGATTTTTGTTGTTGACAGTATTTATAAACGCGTTTTTGTTTTTGGTTCTGACAATTCTTATATCACGCATTTTGCGAACGATGTCT encodes the following:
- a CDS encoding NHL repeat-containing protein; this encodes MTTSFKNLSSYVLFIAVFSFILSFSSYASAAVCGPPLWDYKYTGELARLSGPSKIEVDYSGQLYVADFNGNAIRIYNAKGEEINVVPVNNPRGVAVDQSGQLYVAQTTFVSVITLDDKGQIAGSRTLGDKKFAFANDVAVDQVTGRIFVVDSIYKRVFVFGSDNSYITHFANDVYGTKEWVAIDIDQANGRIYVASQGNNRVNIYRLDDYTAVKGILRPFGRSSDSEFAMLQGVSVDSSGRSFVVDGGLDTIYFFDGCYTYITSLGSHGYSSGLFNLPLDVAADSYGRIFVSNIDGRVSIFRSAEMVAPVPDSPVGNV